A genomic segment from Neobacillus sp. YX16 encodes:
- a CDS encoding CPBP family intramembrane glutamic endopeptidase, with protein sequence MKNRNFDLRLITGLIISHALMYFTFYDRVIFWYIFTGSLLILITYAMFQEAVDDEASFFKYLSLGTVSGLILYLVFWMGLQAFDVLNLPFEKSVNKLYRWFAPALFWQYLALILVAAPGEELFWRGFVQKRLLHYFGPLTSIFIGALLYASVHIYSGTLILMLAAFLSGLMWGALYLWKRSMPLVIVSHIVFDIMIFIILPLK encoded by the coding sequence TTGAAGAATCGCAATTTTGATCTTCGACTAATTACTGGGCTAATCATTTCTCATGCACTTATGTATTTCACTTTTTATGACCGGGTAATTTTCTGGTATATATTTACTGGTTCACTCCTTATTTTGATTACTTATGCGATGTTTCAAGAAGCTGTGGATGATGAAGCATCATTTTTTAAATATCTCTCTCTAGGTACTGTTTCAGGATTAATCTTGTATTTGGTTTTTTGGATGGGGCTTCAAGCCTTTGACGTTCTAAATCTGCCTTTTGAGAAAAGTGTTAATAAACTCTATCGCTGGTTTGCTCCTGCACTATTTTGGCAGTACCTTGCACTAATTTTAGTGGCAGCTCCTGGGGAAGAACTCTTTTGGCGCGGATTTGTTCAAAAAAGACTGCTTCACTACTTCGGACCATTAACGAGTATTTTCATTGGTGCACTTCTTTATGCTTCCGTTCATATTTATTCAGGTACACTAATCTTAATGCTTGCAGCATTCCTTTCTGGGCTTATGTGGGGTGCACTATATCTATGGAAGAGAAGCATGCCATTAGTCATTGTTTCCCATATTGTTTTTGACATCATGATTTTTATTATTTTACCGTTAAAATAG